In Pyrus communis chromosome 8, drPyrComm1.1, whole genome shotgun sequence, one genomic interval encodes:
- the LOC137742568 gene encoding serine/threonine-protein kinase GRIK1-like, which produces MFLKSSSLARMMGCCSCFGFIRKPKRKPMPNYGFNNHCSQELLLDDDIDNDDDGSYNGEVTRTTHADESEPQCYGNRSEEILHIRELNGMICRPSPVKETCKVVRTEDENGNKMVNEYVRECKIGAGSYGKVVLYRSLVDGQHYAIKAFHKSHLLKLRVAPSETAMTDVLREVHIMKMLHHPNIVNLIEVIDDPEIDHFYMVLEYVEGKWVCEGSGPPGGIEEHTARKYLRDIVSGLMYLHAHNIVHGDIKPDNLLVSRDGTVKIGDFSVSQVFEDDHDELRRSPGTPVFTAPECCLGLTYRGRAADTWAVGVTLYCMVLGQYPFLGDTLQDTYDKIVNNPLVLPDDMTPPLKDLLEGLLCRDPNMRLTLEAVAEHTWVIGDDGPIPQYSCWCKGKSLREESNGMKDECSITNTD; this is translated from the exons ATGTTCCTTAAGAGTTCCTCTCTTGCTAGAATGATGGGCTGCTGCAGTTGCTTTGGCTTCATCAGAAAACCCAAGCGGAAACCAATGCCTAATTATGGATTTAATAATCACTGTTCCCAGGAGCTTTTGTTGGATGATGATATAGACAATGATGATGATGGTTCATATAATGGTGAGGTTACAAGAACTACTCACGCTGATGAAAGTGAGCCACAATGCTACGGTAATCGTTCTGAGGAGATTCTACACATCAGAGAACTGAATGGAATGATTTGTAGACCAAGCCCTGTGAAGGAAACCTGCAAAGTTGTTCGCACAGAG GATGAAAATGGGAATAAGATGGTCAATGAGTATGTTCGTGAGTGTAAGATTGGTGCAGGAAGCTATGGAAAAGTG GTTCTGTATCGAAGCCTTGTAGATGGACAGCATTATGCAATTAAG GCCTTTCATAAATCTCATTTATTAAAGCTTCGAGTTGCACCTTCAGAGACAGCTATGACAGATGTTCTTCGTGAG GTTCATATTATGAAAATGTTGCACCATCCTAACATAGTTAATCTCATTGAGGTGATTGACGACCCAGAAATAGATCATTTCTACATGG TTCTTGAATATGTTGAAGGCAAATGGGTTTGTGAGGGCTCTGGTCCACCAGGTGGCATAGAAGAACATACTGCAAGGAAGTACTTGCGGGATATAGTTTCAGGGCTAATGTACCTCCACGCTCAT AATATAGTGCATGGCGATATCAAACCTGATAATCTGTTGGTTAGTCGCGATGGTACGGTGAAGATAGGGGATTTTAGTGTCAGTCAGGTTTTTGAG GATGATCATGACGAGCTGCGGCGATCTCCAGGAACTCCTGTTTTTACTGCACCTGAATGTTGTTTAG GGCTAACCTATCGCGGTAGAGCTGCTGACACATGGGCAGTAGGGGTTACTTTGTACTGTATGGTATTGGGACAATACCCATTCCTTGGAGACACACTTCAGGATACATATGACAAG ATTGTTAATAACCCTTTAGTACTTCCAGATGATATGACCCCACCGTTAAAAGATTTACTTGAAGGTCTTCTTTGCAGAG ACCCAAACATGAGGTTGACACTGGAGGCTGTCGCAGAGCATACTTGGGTTATTGGAGATGATGGGCCGATACCTCAGTATTCATGTTGGTGCAAGGGTAAGAGTTTGCGAGAGGAATCTAATGGGATGAAAGATGAGTGTAGCATAACCAATACTGACTAG
- the LOC137741734 gene encoding F-box/kelch-repeat protein At5g60570-like, protein MRNMPSPVAQYGKEEKDERANVISNLKGRMSDGRRRCGSSDSLVPGLVDDVVLNCLAWASRSDYASLSCINTRFYKLIKSGYLYGLREQLGIVEHWVYLVCDLRGWEAFDPVRKKWMTLPKMPCDECFNHADKESLAVGSQLLVFGRELLDFALWKYSAIHRSWIKCQGMNQPRCLFGSGSLGSIAIVAGGSDRNGNVLKSAEIYDSVSGRWEMLPNMHTPRRLCTGFFWDGKFYVMGGMSSPNDSLTCGEEYDLETGKWRKIEGMYPSVNIAAQAPPLCAVVDNQLYAVEYLTNMVKKYDKGKNTWDVLGRLPVRADSSNGWGLAFKACGKELLVVGGQRGPEGEGIVLNSWSPKSGIKNGTLDWKVIGVKEHVGVFVYNCAVMGC, encoded by the coding sequence ATGAGAAACATGCCTTCCCCGGTGGCTCAGTatgggaaagaagaaaaagatgagaGAGCAAATGTTATTTCGAATTTGAAGGGGAGAATGAGTGATGGTCGTCGTAGGTGTGGATCAAGTGATTCGCTTGTCCCTGGTCTTGTTGACGATGTAGTTTTGAATTGCCTTGCTTGGGCTTCTAGATCGGATTATGCTTCGCTGTCATGTATTAATACAAGGTTTTATAAGTTAATTAAAAGTGGGTATTTGTATGGGTTGAGGGAGCAGTTGGGAATTGTGGAGCATTGGGTGTATCTGGTGTGTGATTTAAGAGGGTGGGAGGCATTTGATCCAGTGAGAAAGAAATGGATGACATTGCCTAAGATGCCTTGTGATGAGTGTTTCAATCATGCGGATAAGGAGTCTTTAGCTGTAGGAAGTCAGTTGTTGGTTTTTGGCCGCGAACTGTTGGATTTTGCTCTTTGGAAGTATAGTGCAATACATCGTAGCTGGATAAAATGTCAGGGAATGAACCAGCCCCGCTGTTTGTTTGGGTCTGGTAGCCTTGGTTCAATTGCTATTGTTGCGGGTGGGAGTGATAGGAatggaaatgttttgaaatcAGCAGAGATATATGATTCCGTATCGGGTAGGTGGGAGATGCTACCCAACATGCACACACCACGTAGATTGTGTACTGGTTTTTTCTGGGATGGCAAATTCTACGTTATGGGTGGAATGTCAAGTCCTAATGATTCACTGACTTGTGGGGAGGAATATGATCTTGAGACGGGGAAATGGAGGAAAATTGAGGGTATGTATCCATCTGTCAATATAGCTGCACAGGCTCCTCCTCTTTGTGCAGTTGTTGATAACCAATTGTATGCAGTTGAGTATTTAACCAACATGGTGAAGAAGTATGACAAGGGGAAGAACACCTGGGATGTTTTAGGAAGACTTCCAGTGAGGGCTGACTCTTCAAATGGCTGGGGCCTGGCGTTCAAGGCTTGTGGAAAGGAACTTCTTGTCGTGGGTGGGCAACGAGGTCCCGAAGGTGAAGGTATTGTTCTGAACTCATGGTCTCCGAAGTCAGGGATCAAGAATGGCACTTTGGATTGGAAAGTTATCGGTGTGAAAGAGCATGTTGGGGTGTTTGTGTACAACTGTGCAGTTATGGGTTGTTGA